TTGAACCGACTAAGTTTGCACTTTTAAAGCCCGATAGGCTATTCATGAAGTTGGCCCTGAATCGCTGATCCATGTGCTGGAACTGCTGAGTATTAAATTGCATGATGATTTCTCACTTCAATGTTCAGTGATCACTACGAGAATTTAAGAAAAGGCGATCAGTGTTAGCATTCTTCGTGATCTACACCATGAACGGGCGGCAACGGATTCGCAGGAGTGGCAGAGCCGTTTGGGGTAAAAAAGTAGGCGTAGCAGCGCTGAGTATTAAAGTTATAGCCGCGCGGAAACAGCACAAACCCTCGGCCCTCGGTCGCGGCAGTCAATCCTTGGTTTCGAAACCAGTTATTGCCCCGTTGCCTTACACACCAGTTGGCGGTACTGCATAGTTGAGTGCTGACTTGGTCGGCACCGCTAATGTCTACAATATGCTGAAACGTTTGATTCCAACGCCCGTCTGGAAACCCTGCTCGAATTCGAATGATTTGGCCGTCGGATA
This genomic window from Echinimonas agarilytica contains:
- a CDS encoding type II secretion system protein translates to MKLKFGFTLIELVLVVIVLAILAVTVLPRFVNLKTDSYEASLASIHGTIAAANDMVASEIYVRPQNLNAARSRFTLSDGQIIRIRAGFPDGRWNQTFQHIVDISGADQVSTQLCSTANWCVRQRGNNWFRNQGLTAATEGRGFVLFPRGYNFNTQRCYAYFFTPNGSATPANPLPPVHGVDHEEC